In Natrinema versiforme, the following are encoded in one genomic region:
- a CDS encoding universal stress protein gives MDVAFEIDAEYIVSGGRKRSSTGKALFGSTTQSVLFEADRPIVTVMSDAEERVDPLPRGDHTRIVGWSPPAGQRARRGSQS, from the coding sequence CTGGATGTCGCATTCGAGATCGACGCTGAGTACATCGTAAGCGGCGGCAGAAAGCGCTCATCGACCGGCAAGGCGCTGTTCGGGAGCACGACCCAGTCCGTCCTGTTCGAGGCCGATCGCCCGATTGTGACGGTCATGTCGGATGCCGAGGAGAGGGTTGATCCGCTACCTCGAGGCGATCACACTCGAATCGTCGGATGGTCGCCGCCAGCGGGACAGCGAGCTCGTCGCGGATCGCAGTCCTAA
- a CDS encoding pirin family protein encodes MTTDETGQSRDEPIPGQLVRHGTGVNSNRAFPTNDYPSNLDPFVLFERFYIDPDKGFPMHAHKGFEIVSYMIEGGMDHEDSLGVEHTAYENDAMRITTGSGIQHSEFPADGAACNGLQLWVNLPRDDKEADPDYVDASAAELPTAEFDGATVTTVVGDGSPIDLHTEMEYLDVHVADTWTWTLPDGWSGFLYGVSGAGSADGNDFDEGDVLPVTDTRDVVVENDSDDPFRLVAVSGLPHEEPIRQQGPFVF; translated from the coding sequence ATGACAACAGATGAGACCGGGCAGAGTCGTGACGAACCGATTCCGGGCCAACTCGTCCGACACGGGACGGGCGTCAACTCGAACCGCGCGTTCCCGACGAACGACTATCCGTCGAACCTCGACCCGTTCGTTCTGTTCGAGCGCTTCTATATCGATCCGGATAAAGGCTTCCCGATGCACGCCCACAAGGGCTTCGAGATCGTCTCGTACATGATCGAGGGCGGGATGGACCACGAGGATTCGCTGGGCGTCGAGCACACCGCCTACGAGAACGATGCCATGCGTATCACGACCGGCAGCGGGATCCAACACTCCGAGTTTCCCGCTGACGGCGCGGCCTGTAACGGCCTTCAACTCTGGGTGAACCTCCCGCGCGACGACAAGGAAGCGGACCCGGACTACGTCGACGCGTCGGCGGCGGAACTCCCCACCGCAGAGTTCGACGGCGCGACCGTGACCACCGTCGTCGGCGACGGCTCGCCGATCGATCTCCACACGGAGATGGAGTACCTAGATGTCCACGTCGCCGATACGTGGACGTGGACGCTGCCCGACGGCTGGTCCGGCTTTCTCTACGGTGTCTCCGGAGCGGGGTCCGCCGACGGAAATGACTTCGATGAGGGCGACGTTCTCCCCGTCACGGACACCCGAGACGTCGTCGTCGAGAACGACAGCGACGACCCGTTCCGTCTCGTCGCCGTCTCCGGCCTGCCTCACGAGGAGCCGATTCGCCAGCAAGGCCCGTTCGTCTTCTGA
- the sod gene encoding superoxide dismutase: protein MSDYELPPLPYDYDALEPALSEQVLTWHHDTHHQGYVNGWNAAEETLEENREEGDFSSSAGALRNVTHNGSGHVLHTLFWESMSPEGGDEPEGDLADRIAEDFGSYEAWKGEFEAAASAAGGWALLVYDSHSEQLRNVVVDKHDQGALWGSHPILALDVWEHSYYHDYGPARGDFVESFFDVVDWEEPSSRYQAAVERFE from the coding sequence ATGAGCGACTACGAACTACCGCCGCTGCCGTACGACTACGACGCGCTCGAGCCGGCACTGTCCGAACAGGTACTGACCTGGCATCACGACACGCACCATCAGGGCTACGTCAACGGCTGGAACGCAGCCGAAGAGACGCTCGAGGAGAACCGTGAGGAAGGCGACTTTTCCTCCTCCGCGGGCGCGCTCCGCAACGTTACCCACAACGGCTCCGGACACGTTCTTCACACCCTCTTCTGGGAGTCCATGAGCCCCGAGGGCGGCGACGAGCCCGAGGGCGACCTCGCCGACCGCATCGCGGAGGACTTCGGCTCCTACGAGGCCTGGAAGGGCGAATTCGAGGCCGCCGCGTCCGCCGCTGGCGGCTGGGCGCTGCTCGTCTACGACAGCCACAGCGAGCAACTGCGAAACGTCGTCGTTGACAAGCACGACCAAGGTGCGCTCTGGGGGAGCCACCCGATTCTGGCGCTGGACGTCTGGGAACACTCCTACTACCACGATTACGGGCCGGCCCGCGGCGACTTCGTCGAGAGCTTCTTCGATGTCGTCGACTGGGAGGAACCCTCGAGCCGCTACCAAGCGGCCGTCGAACGCTTCGAATAA
- a CDS encoding helix-turn-helix domain-containing protein: MSQFDRTADAGTGAEGDIDRDGGVKPVARTESEMVPADVFAVLGNDTRVEILRALLELGADDAPVRFTELFERVDIADSANFNYHLQKLTGHFIKQSDDGYAFRYPGRKVVSSIFTGTLTERAQLGFFPATGSCYACDGPLHGWYVDDTLTIGCTDCGTIQVSYPFPSGGLDDRTTDDLLQAFHHYVRHHYCLAADGVCPECTGPVETDLVRDPDDADLDVAVEHVCQRCSYRLQSTVGVTLLDNAEVLVFHSERGVDVNTEPFWHFDWCVSDRRTTVTETDPLRVRVTIPCGDDELQVLLDDSVSVVDTAVVEQLPE; encoded by the coding sequence ATGAGCCAGTTCGATCGAACCGCCGACGCCGGGACGGGGGCAGAGGGGGATATCGACCGCGACGGCGGCGTCAAACCGGTCGCCCGGACGGAGTCAGAGATGGTCCCCGCGGACGTCTTCGCCGTCCTCGGGAACGACACGCGCGTCGAGATCCTCCGTGCGCTCCTCGAGCTCGGTGCCGACGACGCTCCCGTCCGCTTCACGGAACTCTTCGAGCGGGTGGACATCGCGGACAGCGCGAACTTCAACTACCATCTCCAGAAGCTTACCGGCCACTTTATCAAGCAAAGCGACGACGGCTACGCGTTCCGCTATCCCGGGCGGAAAGTCGTCAGCTCCATCTTCACCGGAACGCTCACCGAGCGGGCCCAACTGGGCTTCTTCCCCGCCACCGGTTCCTGTTACGCCTGCGACGGCCCCCTGCACGGCTGGTACGTCGACGACACCCTCACCATCGGCTGTACCGACTGCGGTACCATCCAAGTGAGCTATCCCTTCCCCTCGGGCGGACTCGACGATCGCACGACGGACGACCTCCTCCAAGCGTTCCACCACTACGTCCGCCACCACTACTGTCTCGCCGCCGACGGCGTCTGCCCCGAGTGTACCGGCCCGGTCGAGACCGACCTCGTCCGCGATCCCGACGATGCGGACCTCGATGTGGCCGTCGAGCACGTCTGCCAGCGCTGTAGCTATCGGCTCCAGTCAACGGTCGGCGTCACTCTCCTCGACAACGCCGAGGTCCTCGTCTTCCACTCCGAGCGCGGCGTCGACGTAAACACCGAACCCTTCTGGCACTTCGACTGGTGCGTGAGCGATCGGCGGACGACGGTCACCGAAACGGATCCGCTGCGCGTCCGGGTGACCATCCCCTGCGGGGACGACGAACTGCAGGTCCTCCTCGACGATTCCGTCTCCGTCGTCGACACCGCCGTCGTCGAGCAGCTCCCCGAATAG
- a CDS encoding TetR/AcrR family transcriptional regulator — protein sequence MPSTHESDSSLETREAIMEATFRALSKHGSTDLRVRDIGAEFDKSRTLIHYHFDGKHDLISSFLEYLVEQYEDQPDVDETADPWEALHVRIEQCLFGPDLGAEFDHWERMKVYHELFSQAQHNDRHREAFNEHYDEIRENIARVLRIGIEQGEFREVDVADMAQLITDVIHAARARKISLGHDDAPEQALRAVDEFVLPALRPQPARDD from the coding sequence ATGCCCTCGACGCACGAATCGGACTCGTCTCTCGAGACTCGAGAGGCGATCATGGAGGCGACGTTCCGAGCCCTCAGTAAGCATGGGTCGACGGACCTGCGCGTGCGGGATATCGGGGCGGAGTTCGATAAGAGCCGCACGCTCATCCACTACCACTTCGACGGGAAGCACGACCTCATCTCCTCGTTTCTCGAGTACCTCGTCGAGCAGTACGAGGACCAACCCGACGTGGACGAAACGGCGGATCCGTGGGAGGCGTTGCACGTTCGTATCGAACAGTGTCTCTTCGGGCCCGACCTCGGCGCGGAGTTCGACCACTGGGAGCGCATGAAAGTCTACCACGAACTCTTCTCGCAGGCCCAGCACAACGACCGCCATCGCGAGGCGTTCAACGAACATTACGACGAAATCCGGGAGAACATCGCGCGGGTGCTTCGCATCGGCATCGAGCAGGGCGAATTTCGCGAGGTCGATGTCGCGGACATGGCACAACTCATCACGGACGTCATCCACGCCGCACGGGCCAGAAAAATCTCTCTCGGCCACGACGACGCCCCGGAACAGGCACTGCGTGCGGTCGACGAGTTCGTTCTCCCCGCGCTTCGCCCGCAGCCCGCTCGAGACGACTGA
- a CDS encoding aldehyde dehydrogenase family protein, which produces MPDEILLDGTWDELYIDGDWTSSESGETIAVADPSTRDVITEVAAATEADVDAAYEAAAEAQTEWADQPPARRQDVIEQFQQAIRTHRDEIIDLLAAEVGGSRIMGETSIQIASDHASEAATLPRRMKGEHAASNIPGKENLVQREAKGVVTVISPWNFPLNLSMRAVAPAIAAGNSVVLKPSTNSPITGGLLFAKLLEETDLPDGVLNVVTGRGSDIGDRVAGHPESDVVAFTGSTEVGQHVASLAGENLAVPAMELGGNNAHVVTADADLDRAIDGATFGSFVHQGQVCISINRHIVHEDIYDEYVERLTERAASLPVGSAHDEDTVVGPIIDEGQRDEMLGYVEETVDAGATLETGGKTVPLDGVDDSLVVAPTVLSDVTNDMAAACNEHFGPIAPVIPFSDVDEAVALANDTEFGLSGAVHAGDLEVAKDIADRMETGNVHINDQPINDEAHVPFSGIGASGMGTYNSDAFLHEITETKWISIQHDARDYPF; this is translated from the coding sequence ATGCCAGACGAGATACTACTCGACGGTACGTGGGACGAACTGTACATCGACGGCGACTGGACCTCGAGCGAGAGCGGTGAAACGATCGCCGTAGCGGACCCGTCGACCCGCGACGTGATCACCGAGGTCGCCGCCGCGACCGAAGCGGATGTCGACGCCGCATACGAGGCCGCGGCCGAGGCACAAACGGAGTGGGCGGACCAACCGCCCGCGCGTCGGCAGGACGTTATCGAACAGTTTCAGCAGGCGATCCGCACTCACCGGGACGAAATCATCGACCTACTGGCGGCCGAAGTCGGCGGCTCGCGTATCATGGGCGAGACGTCGATCCAGATCGCGTCCGATCACGCGAGCGAGGCCGCGACGCTCCCGCGCCGGATGAAAGGCGAACACGCCGCCTCTAACATCCCCGGGAAGGAAAACCTCGTCCAGCGCGAGGCCAAGGGCGTCGTCACGGTCATTTCGCCGTGGAACTTCCCGCTGAACCTCTCGATGCGGGCCGTCGCACCCGCCATCGCCGCCGGGAACAGCGTCGTCCTCAAACCCTCGACGAACTCCCCCATCACCGGCGGTCTCCTCTTCGCCAAACTCCTCGAGGAGACCGACCTCCCCGACGGCGTGTTAAACGTCGTTACGGGTCGCGGCTCCGACATCGGCGACCGGGTCGCCGGCCATCCCGAGAGCGACGTGGTCGCCTTTACCGGTTCGACCGAAGTCGGCCAGCACGTCGCCAGCCTCGCCGGGGAGAACCTCGCCGTCCCCGCGATGGAACTCGGCGGCAACAACGCTCACGTCGTCACCGCCGACGCCGACCTCGACCGCGCCATCGACGGTGCGACGTTCGGTTCGTTCGTCCATCAGGGGCAGGTCTGTATCAGTATCAATCGCCATATCGTCCACGAGGACATCTACGACGAGTACGTCGAGCGCCTGACCGAGCGTGCAGCGTCGCTCCCGGTCGGCAGCGCACACGACGAGGACACGGTCGTCGGCCCCATCATCGACGAGGGCCAGCGCGACGAGATGCTCGGCTACGTCGAGGAGACCGTTGACGCGGGGGCAACCCTCGAGACCGGCGGCAAAACCGTTCCTCTCGACGGCGTCGATGACTCGCTGGTCGTCGCGCCGACCGTCCTCTCCGACGTCACGAACGATATGGCCGCCGCGTGTAACGAGCACTTCGGTCCGATCGCCCCGGTCATCCCGTTCTCGGATGTCGACGAGGCCGTCGCCCTCGCGAACGATACGGAATTCGGCCTCTCTGGCGCGGTCCACGCCGGCGACCTCGAGGTCGCGAAGGATATCGCCGATCGGATGGAAACGGGGAACGTCCACATCAACGACCAGCCGATCAACGACGAGGCGCACGTCCCCTTCAGCGGAATCGGAGCCTCCGGCATGGGAACGTACAACAGCGACGCGTTCCTCCACGAAATAACCGAGACGAAGTGGATCTCCATCCAGCACGACGCTCGAGACTACCCGTTCTGA
- a CDS encoding NAD(P)-dependent oxidoreductase, translating into MDVLLLGASGRIGNRIADELLDRGHRVTGVSRSGALELDDPDLVAISGDATDSDDIAKLATGHDAVASALGPSDDKSPEILTEMMESAIEGLRRASVDRLVWTGGAGGLHVGPETRLIESEEFPDEWEPVARAAIDAFEILSDADDLEWTYLAPAAMIEPGERTGEYRTAAGELVADEEGDSYITMEDFAIAFADELEEANAVHTYLGTGY; encoded by the coding sequence ATGGACGTCTTACTGCTAGGCGCGAGCGGACGCATCGGTAACCGAATCGCGGACGAGTTACTCGACCGGGGACACCGAGTGACCGGCGTCTCGCGCAGCGGGGCTCTCGAGCTCGACGACCCCGATCTGGTCGCGATTTCCGGCGACGCGACCGATTCCGACGATATCGCGAAACTCGCGACCGGTCACGACGCGGTGGCGTCCGCGCTGGGGCCGAGCGACGACAAGTCCCCCGAAATCCTCACGGAGATGATGGAATCGGCCATCGAGGGACTGCGACGCGCGTCGGTCGACCGACTCGTCTGGACCGGCGGTGCCGGTGGGCTCCATGTCGGCCCCGAGACGCGACTCATCGAGAGCGAGGAGTTCCCCGACGAGTGGGAACCGGTCGCGCGAGCCGCGATCGACGCCTTCGAAATTCTCAGCGACGCCGACGACCTCGAGTGGACCTATCTCGCGCCGGCCGCGATGATCGAGCCCGGCGAGCGAACCGGGGAGTATCGAACCGCCGCGGGAGAACTCGTCGCCGACGAAGAGGGAGACAGCTACATCACGATGGAAGACTTCGCGATCGCCTTCGCCGACGAACTCGAGGAGGCGAACGCGGTGCATACCTACCTCGGGACCGGGTACTGA
- a CDS encoding DoxX family protein: MSETTDDSTPSQFGRLLFAGGLALLAVRNLTNLDGRIAYADAKGVPFAETLVPASSGLLLGGSIGIGFWKSPKLSAASIATFFAGVTPVMHDFWAVDSESRDEELTSFLQNLTLLGAAIAFFRRASRK; the protein is encoded by the coding sequence ATGTCTGAAACGACGGACGATAGCACGCCGTCTCAGTTCGGCCGACTCCTCTTTGCGGGTGGGCTCGCACTACTTGCGGTTCGCAACCTGACGAATCTCGACGGGCGCATCGCCTACGCGGACGCCAAGGGCGTTCCGTTCGCCGAGACGCTCGTCCCGGCCTCGAGCGGACTCCTGCTCGGCGGGAGCATCGGTATCGGCTTCTGGAAATCGCCGAAGCTCTCCGCGGCAAGCATCGCGACGTTCTTCGCGGGAGTCACGCCGGTCATGCACGACTTCTGGGCCGTCGATTCGGAATCGCGCGACGAGGAACTCACCTCGTTCCTCCAGAACCTGACGCTGCTTGGTGCCGCGATCGCCTTCTTCCGGCGAGCGAGTCGAAAGTAA
- a CDS encoding amidohydrolase family protein, whose protein sequence is MRRTSDADGPDVSRRNYLKLGSATALSFASLGSAEAADRSGTADSDGDSNGRIVIKDGTVVPVDSDIGVRRDSDVLVEDGTIERIDRSVDETDAHVIDASDAIVIPGFVNSHLHTWQAGVRGVAGDWSFSEYLDTMLGEISSHYRPVDAYLGNLFGAVEQLNAGTTTILDWFHIANSPGHTNRAIDGLEDAGIRAVFAHGPPGDDSATWWENSTEPHPDDIRRLHRERFPTDDERLTLAMGIRGPDYSTDEVVTQDIELARELGIPASMHIGSLGPGGVETLDELGLLGDDLNYVHANRLTEDEFDLIGDSGGSVSTTPEVEMQMGMGMPALRETIDGGGIPSVGVDIVSNVSGDLFTQTRMALQVQRALDNQPAVERNEQIETVSLPAERALELATIDGARALGLEDEIGSLTPGKRADITLIRTDDINTSPVHDPVETVVFQAGVANVDTVLVDGEIVKLDGDLYNETARKHRDRLMESGRRILRESGLR, encoded by the coding sequence ATGAGACGAACGAGCGACGCTGACGGCCCCGACGTATCGAGGCGAAACTACCTCAAACTCGGCAGTGCGACGGCACTGTCGTTCGCTTCGCTCGGGAGTGCCGAAGCGGCCGATAGATCGGGGACCGCCGATTCGGACGGCGACTCAAACGGTCGAATCGTGATCAAAGACGGGACGGTCGTCCCCGTCGATTCGGATATCGGCGTCCGCCGCGATAGCGACGTTCTCGTCGAGGATGGAACGATCGAGCGAATCGACCGGTCTGTCGACGAGACGGACGCCCACGTCATCGACGCCAGCGACGCGATCGTCATTCCGGGATTCGTCAATTCCCATCTCCACACGTGGCAAGCGGGTGTTCGGGGCGTGGCGGGAGACTGGTCGTTCTCCGAGTACCTGGACACGATGCTCGGCGAAATCAGCAGTCACTACCGGCCCGTCGACGCGTATCTGGGCAACCTCTTCGGTGCCGTCGAGCAACTCAACGCCGGGACGACGACGATCCTGGATTGGTTCCACATCGCGAACTCGCCGGGTCACACCAACCGCGCGATAGACGGCCTCGAGGACGCCGGTATCCGGGCGGTGTTCGCACACGGCCCGCCGGGCGACGACAGCGCGACGTGGTGGGAGAACAGCACGGAACCCCACCCGGACGATATCCGTCGACTGCACCGCGAACGGTTCCCCACCGACGACGAGCGACTCACGCTGGCGATGGGGATCCGCGGCCCAGACTACTCGACGGACGAAGTCGTCACGCAGGATATCGAACTCGCTCGCGAACTCGGGATTCCGGCCTCGATGCACATTGGGTCGCTCGGCCCGGGCGGCGTGGAAACGCTCGACGAACTCGGACTCCTCGGCGACGACCTCAATTACGTCCACGCGAACCGCCTCACCGAAGACGAATTCGACCTCATCGGCGACTCCGGCGGGTCGGTGTCGACCACTCCCGAGGTCGAGATGCAGATGGGCATGGGGATGCCGGCGCTCCGAGAGACCATCGATGGCGGCGGGATTCCGTCGGTCGGTGTCGACATCGTTTCGAACGTGAGCGGCGATCTGTTCACCCAGACGCGGATGGCACTACAGGTCCAACGAGCACTCGACAACCAGCCGGCTGTCGAGCGAAACGAACAGATCGAGACAGTCTCGCTGCCCGCCGAACGCGCACTCGAGCTCGCGACGATCGACGGGGCCCGAGCGCTCGGCCTCGAGGACGAGATCGGCTCGCTGACGCCGGGCAAGCGGGCGGACATCACGCTGATTCGGACGGACGATATCAACACGTCGCCGGTCCACGATCCGGTCGAGACGGTCGTCTTCCAAGCGGGCGTCGCGAACGTCGATACCGTGCTCGTCGACGGCGAAATCGTCAAACTGGACGGCGACCTGTACAACGAGACGGCGAGGAAGCACCGCGACCGACTCATGGAGTCGGGCCGGCGGATCCTCCGGGAAAGCGGGCTCCGATAA
- a CDS encoding helix-turn-helix domain-containing protein → MQEFAFTVSYERGADNMMDVFIDQSGLYSRTLSCQATTDTMWRVDEVTGPREALEAYDRRLEKLERCTNLQGMGGCQLDLTYEVLAREPTSRLIYSRQSEGNGCRSIPYLAADYLGDGMLCRAEQDGNEYRWRLLTDDEVSLSPIYDALEEHLREGLTLEFERLEQSPTWQTGRASGADLPYAQREALELAVEYGYYETPRRCSLQEIADAEGIPISTLQYRVTRAEAWLATTFLSNEPPDRSESAGIAGDE, encoded by the coding sequence ATGCAGGAGTTCGCTTTTACCGTCTCCTACGAGCGGGGAGCGGATAACATGATGGACGTCTTCATCGATCAGTCCGGACTCTACTCCCGAACGCTTTCGTGTCAGGCAACTACTGATACCATGTGGAGAGTAGACGAAGTGACGGGGCCGCGAGAAGCCCTCGAGGCGTACGATCGACGGCTCGAGAAACTGGAACGATGTACCAATCTCCAAGGAATGGGCGGCTGTCAGCTCGACTTGACGTACGAAGTGCTTGCTCGAGAGCCGACGAGCCGGCTCATCTATTCTCGACAGTCCGAAGGTAACGGGTGCCGATCGATTCCGTATCTCGCGGCCGACTACCTCGGGGACGGCATGTTGTGCCGAGCCGAACAGGACGGAAACGAGTACAGATGGCGGCTCCTCACGGACGACGAGGTGTCTCTGAGTCCGATTTACGACGCCCTCGAGGAACACCTTCGCGAGGGGCTCACGCTTGAGTTCGAGCGACTCGAGCAATCGCCCACGTGGCAGACCGGCCGCGCATCCGGTGCCGATCTGCCGTATGCACAGCGTGAAGCGCTCGAGTTGGCCGTCGAATACGGCTACTACGAGACGCCCCGCCGGTGCTCATTACAGGAGATCGCCGACGCCGAAGGGATTCCGATTTCGACGCTCCAGTACCGCGTGACACGCGCCGAAGCGTGGCTCGCGACGACATTCCTCTCGAACGAGCCGCCAGATCGGTCGGAATCCGCAGGGATCGCGGGCGACGAGTGA
- a CDS encoding RNA-guided endonuclease TnpB family protein, with protein sequence MVEVSVETTFRNPSRSRRREWQQATLILRECKQWLVDGWEDGTLISSVTTGDIDNPLYSALQNQAIRNAKNDYNDEPVEYTGEQPIEVNNQNWEIHTTENDSVVIGFPCISDWWYTPIHVHDSIEEPVQALLDGNAEKTKLSVWREGDNWHCSFTVEYDEEHAGEETPIGVDVGHNYILAATPDDASAESFLVSGKKYKFVRRYYRSLRDSLQEAGALRARNHVGNKEYRRIEDANHTLSKRLVEYASQFENPVIKLENLEGIRDGSEWGGVHSWPFYELQQFITYKAEKEGIRVEKVDPENTSQECSQCGELVGRNGSEFECSHCGYVRHADLNAAENISNREGESCTA encoded by the coding sequence ATGGTCGAGGTGAGTGTGGAAACCACGTTCCGCAATCCTAGTCGCTCTCGACGCCGAGAGTGGCAACAAGCTACCCTCATCCTCCGCGAGTGCAAGCAATGGCTCGTAGACGGATGGGAGGACGGCACGCTCATCTCGTCCGTAACGACTGGCGATATCGACAATCCACTCTACTCAGCACTCCAAAACCAAGCCATCCGCAATGCGAAGAACGACTACAATGACGAACCCGTCGAGTACACGGGCGAACAACCCATCGAAGTCAACAACCAGAACTGGGAAATCCATACAACAGAGAACGATTCTGTTGTCATCGGATTCCCGTGTATTTCTGATTGGTGGTACACACCAATCCACGTCCACGACAGCATCGAAGAACCCGTCCAAGCCCTACTCGATGGGAATGCTGAGAAAACGAAACTCAGCGTCTGGCGCGAAGGTGACAATTGGCACTGCTCGTTCACCGTTGAATACGACGAAGAACACGCAGGCGAGGAAACACCTATCGGTGTTGACGTTGGCCACAACTACATCCTCGCTGCAACGCCAGACGATGCGAGTGCTGAGTCGTTCCTTGTGAGTGGGAAGAAATACAAGTTCGTGCGACGGTACTACCGTTCCCTTCGTGATTCGCTACAGGAAGCGGGTGCGCTTCGCGCACGCAACCACGTTGGTAACAAGGAGTACCGCCGTATCGAAGACGCTAACCACACCCTCTCAAAACGACTTGTCGAGTACGCCAGTCAATTCGAGAATCCCGTCATCAAACTCGAAAATCTCGAAGGTATTCGTGACGGTAGTGAGTGGGGTGGTGTCCACTCGTGGCCGTTCTACGAACTCCAGCAGTTCATCACGTATAAGGCTGAAAAGGAAGGGATTCGTGTCGAGAAAGTTGACCCTGAAAACACGAGTCAGGAGTGTAGCCAGTGTGGTGAACTCGTAGGTCGTAACGGGAGTGAGTTCGAGTGTTCGCATTGCGGATACGTACGGCACGCGGATTTGAACGCTGCGGAGAACATTAGCAATCGAGAGGGTGAATCATGCACGGCGTAA